A window of Scophthalmus maximus strain ysfricsl-2021 chromosome 10, ASM2237912v1, whole genome shotgun sequence contains these coding sequences:
- the tlx1 gene encoding T-cell leukemia homeobox protein 1 isoform X1, protein MDHIGPLGPHLHQQLQQHANVEPISFGIDQILSSAEQSCMLGARMHEPDYGHPAYGGGVNGVNGGGFACGNTGYGGTGGSCGGSYHMNMGVVNVNGTNVNGAGVIRVPAHRPLNGGSASMMPPVSGAMGNLSALTFPWMESNRRYTKDRFTVSLSPLTVTRRVGHPYQNRTPPKKKKPRTSFTRLQICELEKRFHRQKYLASAERAALAKALKMTDAQVKTWFQNRRTKWRSVAVRRRQTAEEREAERQQANRILVQLQQEAFQKTINQPVTPDPLCLQNSSLYALQNLQPWTESTGKMSSVSACE, encoded by the exons ATGGATCACATCGGGCCGCTGGGGCCACACCtgcaccagcagctgcagcagcacgcCAACGTGGAGCCCATCAGCTTCGGCATCGACCAGATCCTCAGCAGCGCGGAGCAGAGCTGCATGCTGGGCGCGAGGATGCACGAGCCGGACTACGGACACCCGGCCTACGGCGGCGGCGTGAACGGCGTGAACGGCGGCGGTTTCGCGTGCGGCAACACCGGGTACGGCGGCACCGGCGGCTCGTGCGGCGGCTCTTATCACATGAACATGGGCGTCGTCAACGTGAACGGGACTAACGTGAACGGCGCCGGGGTCATCCGTGTGCCCGCGCACCGGCCCCTGAACGGCGGGAGCGCCTCCATGATGCCGCCGGTGAGCGGGGCCATGGGCAACCTGAGCGCGCTCACCTTCCCCTGGATGGAGAGCAACCGGCGCTACACCAAGGACCGGTTCACAG TGTCCCTCTCACCCCTCACTGTGACACGTCGCGTAGGTCACCCCTACCAGAACCGCACGCCgcccaagaagaagaagccgcgCACGTCCTTCACCCGCCTGCAGATCTGCGAGCTGGAGAAGCGGTTCCACCGGCAGAAGTACCTGGCGTCCGCCGAGCGGGCCGCCCTGGCCAAGGCCCTGAAGATGACCGACGCCCAGGTCAAGACCTGGTTCCAGAACAGACGCACCAAGTGGAG GTCGGTCGCTGTTCGCAGGCGGCAGACCGCGGAGGAGCGCGAGGCCGAGCGGCAGCAGGCCAACCGGATCCtcgtgcagctgcagcaggaggcctTCCAGAAGACCATCAACCAGCCGGTGACGCCGGACCCGCTGTGCCTGCAGAACAGCTCGCTGTACGCGCTGCAGAACCTGCAGCCCTGGACCGAGAGCACCGGCAAGATGAGCAGCGTGTCCGCCTGCGAGTAG
- the tlx1 gene encoding T-cell leukemia homeobox protein 1 isoform X2 produces MDHIGPLGPHLHQQLQQHANVEPISFGIDQILSSAEQSCMLGARMHEPDYGHPAYGGGVNGVNGGGFACGNTGYGGTGGSCGGSYHMNMGVVNVNGTNVNGAGVIRVPAHRPLNGGSASMMPPVSGAMGNLSALTFPWMESNRRYTKDRFTVSLSPLTVTRRVGHPYQNRTPPKKKKPRTSFTRLQICELEKRFHRQKYLASAERAALAKALKMTDAQVKTWFQNRRTKWRRQTAEEREAERQQANRILVQLQQEAFQKTINQPVTPDPLCLQNSSLYALQNLQPWTESTGKMSSVSACE; encoded by the exons ATGGATCACATCGGGCCGCTGGGGCCACACCtgcaccagcagctgcagcagcacgcCAACGTGGAGCCCATCAGCTTCGGCATCGACCAGATCCTCAGCAGCGCGGAGCAGAGCTGCATGCTGGGCGCGAGGATGCACGAGCCGGACTACGGACACCCGGCCTACGGCGGCGGCGTGAACGGCGTGAACGGCGGCGGTTTCGCGTGCGGCAACACCGGGTACGGCGGCACCGGCGGCTCGTGCGGCGGCTCTTATCACATGAACATGGGCGTCGTCAACGTGAACGGGACTAACGTGAACGGCGCCGGGGTCATCCGTGTGCCCGCGCACCGGCCCCTGAACGGCGGGAGCGCCTCCATGATGCCGCCGGTGAGCGGGGCCATGGGCAACCTGAGCGCGCTCACCTTCCCCTGGATGGAGAGCAACCGGCGCTACACCAAGGACCGGTTCACAG TGTCCCTCTCACCCCTCACTGTGACACGTCGCGTAGGTCACCCCTACCAGAACCGCACGCCgcccaagaagaagaagccgcgCACGTCCTTCACCCGCCTGCAGATCTGCGAGCTGGAGAAGCGGTTCCACCGGCAGAAGTACCTGGCGTCCGCCGAGCGGGCCGCCCTGGCCAAGGCCCTGAAGATGACCGACGCCCAGGTCAAGACCTGGTTCCAGAACAGACGCACCAAGTGGAG GCGGCAGACCGCGGAGGAGCGCGAGGCCGAGCGGCAGCAGGCCAACCGGATCCtcgtgcagctgcagcaggaggcctTCCAGAAGACCATCAACCAGCCGGTGACGCCGGACCCGCTGTGCCTGCAGAACAGCTCGCTGTACGCGCTGCAGAACCTGCAGCCCTGGACCGAGAGCACCGGCAAGATGAGCAGCGTGTCCGCCTGCGAGTAG
- the tlx1 gene encoding T-cell leukemia homeobox protein 1 isoform X3: protein MDHIGPLGPHLHQQLQQHANVEPISFGIDQILSSAEQSCMLGARMHEPDYGHPAYGGGVNGVNGGGFACGNTGYGGTGGSCGGSYHMNMGVVNVNGTNVNGAGVIRVPAHRPLNGGSASMMPPVSGAMGNLSALTFPWMESNRRYTKDRFTGHPYQNRTPPKKKKPRTSFTRLQICELEKRFHRQKYLASAERAALAKALKMTDAQVKTWFQNRRTKWRSVAVRRRQTAEEREAERQQANRILVQLQQEAFQKTINQPVTPDPLCLQNSSLYALQNLQPWTESTGKMSSVSACE from the exons ATGGATCACATCGGGCCGCTGGGGCCACACCtgcaccagcagctgcagcagcacgcCAACGTGGAGCCCATCAGCTTCGGCATCGACCAGATCCTCAGCAGCGCGGAGCAGAGCTGCATGCTGGGCGCGAGGATGCACGAGCCGGACTACGGACACCCGGCCTACGGCGGCGGCGTGAACGGCGTGAACGGCGGCGGTTTCGCGTGCGGCAACACCGGGTACGGCGGCACCGGCGGCTCGTGCGGCGGCTCTTATCACATGAACATGGGCGTCGTCAACGTGAACGGGACTAACGTGAACGGCGCCGGGGTCATCCGTGTGCCCGCGCACCGGCCCCTGAACGGCGGGAGCGCCTCCATGATGCCGCCGGTGAGCGGGGCCATGGGCAACCTGAGCGCGCTCACCTTCCCCTGGATGGAGAGCAACCGGCGCTACACCAAGGACCGGTTCACAG GTCACCCCTACCAGAACCGCACGCCgcccaagaagaagaagccgcgCACGTCCTTCACCCGCCTGCAGATCTGCGAGCTGGAGAAGCGGTTCCACCGGCAGAAGTACCTGGCGTCCGCCGAGCGGGCCGCCCTGGCCAAGGCCCTGAAGATGACCGACGCCCAGGTCAAGACCTGGTTCCAGAACAGACGCACCAAGTGGAG GTCGGTCGCTGTTCGCAGGCGGCAGACCGCGGAGGAGCGCGAGGCCGAGCGGCAGCAGGCCAACCGGATCCtcgtgcagctgcagcaggaggcctTCCAGAAGACCATCAACCAGCCGGTGACGCCGGACCCGCTGTGCCTGCAGAACAGCTCGCTGTACGCGCTGCAGAACCTGCAGCCCTGGACCGAGAGCACCGGCAAGATGAGCAGCGTGTCCGCCTGCGAGTAG
- the mrpl57 gene encoding ribosomal protein 63, mitochondrial — MFLTLALLRKGIPGKQWIGKYRRPRQVTWQMQRNTLNRLEVEAANEYWLSRPYMTPEQEYCHAVERRAQAWLKMKEAKFAKFPEHKRMADHLSHLNISKTW; from the coding sequence ATGTTCCTCACCCTCGCCCTGCTGCGGAAGGGCATCCCCGGCAAGCAGTGGATCGGCAAGTACCGGCGGCCGCGGCAGGTCACGTGGCAGATGCAGCGCAACACGCTCAATCGGCTGGAGGTCGAGGCAGCGAACGAGTACTGGCTCAGCCGGCCGTACATGACGCCGGAGCAGGAGTACTGCCACGCCGTGGAGCGCCGGGCCCAGGCCTGGCTCAAGATGAAGGAGGCCAAGTTCGCCAAGTTTCCCGAGCACAAGCGCATGGCGGACCACCTGAGTCACCTGAACATCTCCAAGACGTGGTGA
- the sdhaf4 gene encoding succinate dehydrogenase assembly factor 4, mitochondrial yields MSVLRSLLCASSRGRVVSGGLTVDRVFTGCCRAASGAAAGKEPLKKAKTPQGRFDGPEEKSRDVLEKYPDDVNPATKEKGGPRGPEPTRYGDWERKGRCVDF; encoded by the exons ATGTCGGTGCTCAGGTCTCTTCTCTGCGCTTCATCCAGAGGACGCGTCGTGTCCGGGGGCCTGACGGTGGACCGCGTCTTCACAG gTTGTTGTCGAGCAGCCAGCGGGGCGGCGGCGGGCAAAGAGCCGCTGAAGAAAGCCAAAACGCCGCAGGGTCGCTTCGACGGCCCCGAGGAGAAGAGCAGGGATGTTCTGGAGA AGTACCCCGACGACGTGAACCCCGCCACCAAGGAGAAGGGCGGCCCCCGTGGTCCGGAGCCCACCCGCTACGGCGACTGGGAGAGAAAGGGTCGCTGTGTGGACTTCTAG
- the tlx1 gene encoding T-cell leukemia homeobox protein 1 isoform X4, whose product MDHIGPLGPHLHQQLQQHANVEPISFGIDQILSSAEQSCMLGARMHEPDYGHPAYGGGVNGVNGGGFACGNTGYGGTGGSCGGSYHMNMGVVNVNGTNVNGAGVIRVPAHRPLNGGSASMMPPVSGAMGNLSALTFPWMESNRRYTKDRFTGHPYQNRTPPKKKKPRTSFTRLQICELEKRFHRQKYLASAERAALAKALKMTDAQVKTWFQNRRTKWRRQTAEEREAERQQANRILVQLQQEAFQKTINQPVTPDPLCLQNSSLYALQNLQPWTESTGKMSSVSACE is encoded by the exons ATGGATCACATCGGGCCGCTGGGGCCACACCtgcaccagcagctgcagcagcacgcCAACGTGGAGCCCATCAGCTTCGGCATCGACCAGATCCTCAGCAGCGCGGAGCAGAGCTGCATGCTGGGCGCGAGGATGCACGAGCCGGACTACGGACACCCGGCCTACGGCGGCGGCGTGAACGGCGTGAACGGCGGCGGTTTCGCGTGCGGCAACACCGGGTACGGCGGCACCGGCGGCTCGTGCGGCGGCTCTTATCACATGAACATGGGCGTCGTCAACGTGAACGGGACTAACGTGAACGGCGCCGGGGTCATCCGTGTGCCCGCGCACCGGCCCCTGAACGGCGGGAGCGCCTCCATGATGCCGCCGGTGAGCGGGGCCATGGGCAACCTGAGCGCGCTCACCTTCCCCTGGATGGAGAGCAACCGGCGCTACACCAAGGACCGGTTCACAG GTCACCCCTACCAGAACCGCACGCCgcccaagaagaagaagccgcgCACGTCCTTCACCCGCCTGCAGATCTGCGAGCTGGAGAAGCGGTTCCACCGGCAGAAGTACCTGGCGTCCGCCGAGCGGGCCGCCCTGGCCAAGGCCCTGAAGATGACCGACGCCCAGGTCAAGACCTGGTTCCAGAACAGACGCACCAAGTGGAG GCGGCAGACCGCGGAGGAGCGCGAGGCCGAGCGGCAGCAGGCCAACCGGATCCtcgtgcagctgcagcaggaggcctTCCAGAAGACCATCAACCAGCCGGTGACGCCGGACCCGCTGTGCCTGCAGAACAGCTCGCTGTACGCGCTGCAGAACCTGCAGCCCTGGACCGAGAGCACCGGCAAGATGAGCAGCGTGTCCGCCTGCGAGTAG